The DNA region GTCGCCGACCGCGAAGACGGAACGTTGCTCGGCGGCAGCGTCGTCGGTCGGGAGGGCGCCAAACGCATTGATACCGTGGCGACGGCGCTCGAGGCGGGGATGACCGTCACCGACCTCCAGAACGCCGACCTGGCGTACGCCCCGCCGTTCAGCCCCGTCTGGGATCCGATCCTCACCGCGGCGAAAGTCCTCAGTGGGAAACTCGAGTGATGTCCTCACTCACAACCGAGACGTACGTCCGCGACCACCGTGACGAACTGGTCGACCTCACGCTCGAGTTGCTCGCGATCGACACGTCGAATCCGCCGGGGGACACGCGCGAGACCGTCGATGCGCTCGAGTCGTCGCTATCGTCGCTCCCGGTCGATCTCGAGCGGATCGTCGTCGACCCGGCGAAACCCAACCTCCTGGTACGGGTTCCGGGTGCGGATTCGACGCGAACGCTCCTGTTCAACGGGCACCTCGACACGGTACCCTACGACGCCGACGAGTGGACGCACGACCCTCTCGGGGAGCGCGTCGATGATCACATCTACGGCCGCGGGGCGACCGACATGAAGGGGGCCGTCGCCGCGATGGCGTTTTCGCTCCGGGCGCTGCTCGAGACCAACACCGAGCCCCCGGTCGACCTCGTCTTCGCCTTCGTCAGCGACGAGGAGGTTGGCGGCGACGCCGGGCTTCCCGCCCTGCTCGAGGACGGCTTGCTCGAGGCCGACGCCTGCGTCATCGGCGAACCGACGTGCGAGGAGGGACGCCACTCGGTGACGGTCGCCGACCGCGGCAGCATCTGGCTGACGCTCGAGGCGACCGGCCGGGCGGCCCACGGATCGCGCCCGCCCCTCGGCGAGAACGCGATCGACCGACTCTACGGGGCGATTTCAACCCTGCGGGAGCGCTTCGGCACGTCCGAACTGGATATCGACGCGACGATGGAACCGATTATCGAGGAGTCGGTCGCGTACTACGGGCCAACGATGGGCTCCGAGACGGCCCGCGATCTCTTCGCGCACCCGTCGATCAACCTCGGGACGATCGAGGGCGGCGAGGCGATAAACAGCGTTCCCCAGTCGGCCCGGGCGGATCTCGACGTACGGTTGACTGCCGGCGTCCACACGCCCGACGTGCTCGCTGCCATCCGCGAGTGCGTCGCAGAGTGTGACGGCATCGCGATCACGAATGCCTCCTGGAGTGTCGGTACGGCCGAACCGCTCGAGAGCCCGCTCGTCGAGGCGGTGGCGTCGACGGCCGAAGCCGTCACCGGCGATCGCGTGTATCGACGAAGCGCGACCGGTGGTGGCGACGCCAAGCGGCTCCGAAATGGCGGCATTCCGACGGTTGAATTCGCGCTCGGAACCGACACCGTCCACGCCGTCGACGAGTACACGACGCTCAAGGCACTCGTCGGCAACGCGCTGGTCTACGCGCGTCTGCCGGCGACGTGGGCCGAGGCCGACGGTGGCTGACCGTCAGCGGAAGCCGTGCATGAAAGGGTTATCTTGCTGCCGTGCATAGGTGTGGGTATGGTACACAATGTTGGGTCTTCCGATAGCACCGTGCGGGTAATTGCGGGAGCTCTGGTGGCGGTCCTCGGCGCCGCGATCCTCCTCGGGTTCCTCGAGGCAGGAGCGCTCGTCGGCGTCGTGGCGCTGGTGATCGGCGTCGTCCTCGTTGGCACGGGTCTCACGCGAACCTGCCTCGTGTACCGGGTACTCGGAATCGACACGTCCAAACGGATGTAACTCGGTCGGACGTAGCTTCATCTCTGTCTCCGCTTCCTTCCGAAAACGGATTAGTCCGGCAACGCTCGACTGAGTACGATCACCCGTTTCGATGATTTCCACTATATTGGAATTGGTGTGCAATACTAATGCGCCATAGTCCCTACGTTCACTCGAGACGATGACAGACACAGACATCGAGCCGACCGAAACCGTCAACGCCCGTGGGGCCGCGTGCCCCGGCCCGCTCATGGACCTCATCGGAAAGATCCGAAGCGTCGAGCCCGGCGCAGTGGTGTGCCTGCTGAGCGACAACGATCAGTCGCTCACGGACGTGCCCGAGTGGGCCGAGCAAGCCGGAAACGAGGTGCTAGCAGTCGAATCGCACGACGATTATCAGGCGTTCTACGTGGAGAAGGCATGACCGAACGTGTCGTCATCGTCGGCGGCGGAACCGGTGGTACCGTGCTCGCGAACAACCTGGCTGGCCGCCTCGACAGAGAGATCGACGCCGGCGACGTCGAGATCACGTTGATCAACGATGGCCCGGACCACGTCTACAAGCCGGTGTGGCTCTACGTGCCGTTCGGCCAGCGGGAACTCGAAAACGGCCGTCGGCCGCTCGAGGAACTGCTCGACAGCCGGGTGACCCTGCGAATCGACCGAATCACCGACATCGACGCCGACGCCCAGCGATTGCGCTCGCGAAACCCCGGCAGGCCGATCGAGTACGATTACCTCGTGCTCGCCACCGGGTCGACGCTCGCCCCCGAGGAGATCCCCGGCCTGGCTGAGGCCGGACACGACTACTACAGCGAATCGGGGGCGACCGCGCTCAGGGACGAACTCCTCTCGTTCACCGAGGGTCACCTGGTGCTCAGCGTCGTTGGCACCCCACACATGTGCCCGGCGGCACCCCTCGAGTTCGTCTTCATGGCTGACGACTGGTTCCGCGAGCGAGGTCTCCGCGAGGACGTCGACATCACCTACACCTACCCCATCCAGCGCGTCCACGGCAATCCCCACATCGCCGAGTGGGCGCGCCCCCTCATGGACGAGCGGGACATCCGCGTGGAGACGTTCTTCAACGCCGAGGAAATCGACGCCGACGAGAACGTCGTCCGGTCGATGGAGGGGACGGACCTCGAGTACGACCTTCTCGTCGGGATTCCGCCCCACCGCGGGATCGACCTGATCGAGGAGGCGGGCCTCGGCGACCGCGGCTGGGTCGACGTGAACAAGCACACGCTCGAAGCGGAAGCTGCCGAGAACGTCTACGCGCTCGGCGACACGGCCAACACTGGCGTCCCGAACGCCGGGAGCGTCGCCCACTACCAGGCCGGTGTCGTCAGCCAGCGACTCGCGAGCGAGATTCGTGGCCAGCCGCCGACGGCGGTCTACGACGGCAAGACGCTCTGTTTCATCGAAACGGGCATGGACGCGGCGTCGTTCGTCGAGTTCGATTACGAGAACCCGCCGTCGCCGGCCCGACCCTCGCAAAAGCTCCACTGGTCGAAGCTGGCGTACAACGAATCGTACTGGCTCACCGCACGGGGTCTCCTCTAAACATGTCCGAACAGACATCGAGCGGACGGGACGACCTCGAGGCCGCTATCGCGGAGAACCCCGAGGCCGTCGCGGCGTTCGTCCGCCGACTCGACGCCGTCAATGAACTGCTCGACGTGGTCTCGCTCGGCGACGGTGCACTCACCGACGAGATGGTCGTCGAACTCGCGAACACGGGATCGACCCTCGCCGAATCCGCGGACGGCCTCGCGACCGAGGAGACGATCGGTCTGGCCGAAACGGTCGGGCAAAATGGGGCCGACCTCCAGGACGCCCTGGAGACCGTCCTCGAGTTACAGCGAAGCGGCACGTTGGACGAACTGAGCGACCTCGCCGGGGTCGTCACGCTCGCGACAGCCGCCCTCGACGACGAGATGGTCACTTCCCTCGCGGGCACGGGAGCCGCACTCGGGGAAGTAGCCGACACGGCCGCCGACGACGACACCCGAACCGGCATCGAGACGATGCTCGAGAGCGTCGGGGCCGCCGAACGCGAGGCCCTCGAGCCCGTTGGCCCCGTTGGACTGCTTCGCGCGACACGCGACCCGGACGTGCAGTACGGGCTCGCATACGTGCTCGCGGTTGCGAGGTCGATCGGTCGTGCCCAGTCGCAACCTGGTGGAGCCTGATAGACGAGACCGTCGCGCACCGGCTCCGGGACAGCTCGACGCGGAATTGTGCAATCTATACACAAATCTTTTAACGACTCGGCCGCTACGTATTCACGATACTGATGCCAGACTCGATGGCCGAACAACTCCAGCAAGACATGGTCTGTGAGGGGCTCCTCGAGTGCTTTCACGGCCTCAAACAACTCGACAGGGCGTGCTTCGAGGCGCTGGTGGAAGCCGAGGAACCGCTGACGGTGGACGAAATCGCGGCGACGGTCGACCGCGAGCGATCGACGGCCTACCGGGCCGTCCAGCGCCTGCTCCAGACGGGTTTCATCCAGAAGGAACAGGTCAACTACGACCAGGGCGGCTACTATCACGTCTACTCGCCGACCGACCCGTCGAAGATCGCCGGCGACATGCAGCGCCTGCTCAACGACTGGTACGCGAAGATGGGCCAGCTCATCCAGGAGTTCGAGGACAAGTACGAGCAGGCCGAGGCGACGGCCCCGGTCGAAGGATAGTCGATTACTCGGTAGTCGACGCCCTCGAGCGAATCTCCCACTTTTATCGGTTCGAGACGTCACTCTCGAGCGAGTCGGGACCGATACCAAACCGCAACCATCGCGATGCTCGGTCCACCGAGAAACTCGATAGCCTCAGGACTTCCCGTCGATTTCGTCACACCGGCAGTCGTGTCGGTGCTCGCTCAATCGGGGGTGTTCGGTTCGCCTGACGGTGTGGCTGACTGGTCGATCGAACTCGGTTGCCCGCCGTCTCCGCTGATCGTGGCCACGTCGACCGATCCGTCGGCGGAGACGGTGACTCGATAGCCGGCGAACGTAAACGTGAGCTCGTCGGCCGCCCGGTCGTCGGCCGCCGCCTCGCTCGAGAACAGCCTGTCGAGGCTATCCGGATCGATTGCGTGATACAGCGGTTCCAGATCGATCGGATCGATCCCTTCCTTCCTGGCGACCGCGTTCACGACACGATGGCTGACAGACGGTGAATTCTGGTGGTGGTCAATTGTCATTCTAACAGATACGCGCTCCTGGTTTTACCGATACTTGCAAGACTGTTCCCCACACTGTCTCCTGTACGTCTCGCAGCGGGTGCTGTAGACCGTTCGATAGTGTACATGATACCACTCCCTTCGCCGATTTAGCCTTGGTGAAGCGAGCGGATAGGTCTGTTGTGGTAGCACGCACGGCGTTTATAACGGGTCCCGTCTCCTCGTCAGGAGAAGAGTCGTGAATAATCGTTCACTTTTCGCGCACGAGCGTGTTGGCGAGGAGGTTTCGCTGGCCGCGCCGGAGCCGAGCGGACAGCGCGTTTCGCGAGATGTCGAGTTCGGTCGCGAGGTCCGTCAGCGTCCGATCGCGGGGGACGTCGAAGTATCCGGCGTGATAGGCTGCCTCGAGCGCTTCCTGTTGCTCGGCTGTGACGCCGTACTCCGCCTGCTCTTCTGGGTTTTCGGGGCGGTACACGCGCTGGGGTTCGAACGAAAAGCCGTGTTCGACGCAATACTCGTGAAAGTCAGAGAGGGATTGTTCGCCGGGAAAGAGGATTTTCACTTCCCAGCGGTGTTCTTCGTTGCTCACCGCCTCGAGCACGGTCGCTCTCGCGTCCGAGACGGCCGTGATGAGGTTTGGTACGTCCATCTCCCAGGTCACCCGGTAAAATCGTTCCTCCGTGTCGTCCTCGTCCGATCGCTCGTTTTGCTCCTCGAGCATGAGGACTTCCCGGACCATGTCGTCGTCCCGGAGTTGTTTCTCGAAGGCGTCGAACCCCTCGCCGGAGGCCCAGAGGTAGGGCGTGACGGTGGATTTCCCGCCCACGACGCGCTTGATCTCGATGTGCATGTCCGGCGACGCCGTCAACGTATCCGCGAGGACGAACTCGTCGGCCGGGATCGTGAGTTCCGTGAGTACGCTCATTCGTACCGTCTCGTTCGACGAGCACGACCGTAAATCGCCTACTGCCGAATCCGTACGCACAGGCCGTTCGGTTGTTGCGGTCGTTCGGCCCGCTACGGGGTCGCGAACCGACACTAGGCCGCGCAGTTGTTCGGCCCCATCTCGAGTTCGGTCGCCTCCTGCTCGTCCTCGAGCGTCGCCTGCCCGGTGTTGATCTCGATGACGCGCTCGTAGTTCGCCGGCTTCTCGGGCGTGTTGTCGACGAGGCGGCTCACGAACGCCTCCTTCTCGAGGCCCAGGAGGTCGAGTTCGTCTCGGAGCGTACTGAGTCGGGCCTCGACTGCGTCGCCTGGCGAGGCGACCTCGTACCTTCCGTCCGCCGAGACCGAGACGTGGCCGGGCAGGACGCGCGTGTCCTCGGGAAGCTCGAGGAGCGTCTCGTGGAGGGAATCGTAGAGCATTTCGGCGCCGTCGGCGGCGTCCTCGTCGCCGAACTGGAGTTCCGTCCGGCCGACGGATTCGACGAACAGCGTGTCCCCCGTCAGGACGGCCTCGTCGTCTACGCGATAGTTCATCATCTCCGTCGTGTGCCCCGGCGTGTGGAGCGCTTCGATTTCCACGCCGCCGATGTCGATCGTCTCCCCGTCGGCGAGGGGTTCGTAGTCGTACTCGACGTCGCGTTCGCTCGCGCGTTCGCCGAAGTGGTAGGGGACGCCGAGTTCGTCGGCGAGCGTTCGGCCCCCCGAGACGTGGTCGGCGTGGACGTGCGTGTCCAGGACGCGCTCGATCGTGAGGCCGGCCTCCTCGGCGACGACCTTGAGTCGGTCCGTCTGGCGGGTGGGGTCGACGACGGCGGCCCGCCCCGACTCGCTCGAGCCGACGACGTACCCGAGACAGCCCTTCGCTCGTCGTTGCACCTGTACGATCACGAGCTCCTCGCTTTCGGTGTCGGTGGGGACGACCTCGTACACTTTGCTCCAGTCTTCCATCCCGCCTTTCACGACCCTGACGTCGTCGTAGCCGTGGTCCTCGAGTTCGATCCCGAACGGCGTCGACGTGAGGCCCTTTCCACAGATCGCGACGATCGAGCCGTTCTCGCTGGCCTCGTCGACGCGCGCCCGGTGTTCGTCCGTGAACCCCTCGTCGGGGTCGAAGGGAACGTTCTCGGCGCCTCGAATGTGCCACCCCTCGTAACTGTCCTCCTGTCGCGTGTCGACGAGCGTGATCGACTCGCCCGCGTCGATCATGTCGGCGAGTCGTTCGGCGGTGATCTGGTGTACCATGTGAACCTCCGTATGCTGTCAGTGCGTGGGGGACGCGGAAATGCGTCTTCCTTGCAAGATACTACTCTCGAGGTCTCCAATCCAAGCGAGGGCGCCGTCCTGGATTCAGTTCTCGATCCGTCGCTCTCGTCGCCACGCATCGCTACCGGAATTGGTTTCGTCCCTCCTCGGGGAACTGGTTTCGCTCCGGTATCAGCCGCGTCTCGCAGT from Natronosalvus rutilus includes:
- a CDS encoding M20 family metallopeptidase, which codes for MSSLTTETYVRDHRDELVDLTLELLAIDTSNPPGDTRETVDALESSLSSLPVDLERIVVDPAKPNLLVRVPGADSTRTLLFNGHLDTVPYDADEWTHDPLGERVDDHIYGRGATDMKGAVAAMAFSLRALLETNTEPPVDLVFAFVSDEEVGGDAGLPALLEDGLLEADACVIGEPTCEEGRHSVTVADRGSIWLTLEATGRAAHGSRPPLGENAIDRLYGAISTLRERFGTSELDIDATMEPIIEESVAYYGPTMGSETARDLFAHPSINLGTIEGGEAINSVPQSARADLDVRLTAGVHTPDVLAAIRECVAECDGIAITNASWSVGTAEPLESPLVEAVASTAEAVTGDRVYRRSATGGGDAKRLRNGGIPTVEFALGTDTVHAVDEYTTLKALVGNALVYARLPATWAEADGG
- a CDS encoding YgaP family membrane protein gives rise to the protein MVHNVGSSDSTVRVIAGALVAVLGAAILLGFLEAGALVGVVALVIGVVLVGTGLTRTCLVYRVLGIDTSKRM
- a CDS encoding sulfurtransferase TusA family protein yields the protein MTDTDIEPTETVNARGAACPGPLMDLIGKIRSVEPGAVVCLLSDNDQSLTDVPEWAEQAGNEVLAVESHDDYQAFYVEKA
- a CDS encoding NAD(P)/FAD-dependent oxidoreductase, yielding MTERVVIVGGGTGGTVLANNLAGRLDREIDAGDVEITLINDGPDHVYKPVWLYVPFGQRELENGRRPLEELLDSRVTLRIDRITDIDADAQRLRSRNPGRPIEYDYLVLATGSTLAPEEIPGLAEAGHDYYSESGATALRDELLSFTEGHLVLSVVGTPHMCPAAPLEFVFMADDWFRERGLREDVDITYTYPIQRVHGNPHIAEWARPLMDERDIRVETFFNAEEIDADENVVRSMEGTDLEYDLLVGIPPHRGIDLIEEAGLGDRGWVDVNKHTLEAEAAENVYALGDTANTGVPNAGSVAHYQAGVVSQRLASEIRGQPPTAVYDGKTLCFIETGMDAASFVEFDYENPPSPARPSQKLHWSKLAYNESYWLTARGLL
- a CDS encoding DUF1641 domain-containing protein, with protein sequence MSEQTSSGRDDLEAAIAENPEAVAAFVRRLDAVNELLDVVSLGDGALTDEMVVELANTGSTLAESADGLATEETIGLAETVGQNGADLQDALETVLELQRSGTLDELSDLAGVVTLATAALDDEMVTSLAGTGAALGEVADTAADDDTRTGIETMLESVGAAEREALEPVGPVGLLRATRDPDVQYGLAYVLAVARSIGRAQSQPGGA
- a CDS encoding helix-turn-helix domain-containing protein, with product MPDSMAEQLQQDMVCEGLLECFHGLKQLDRACFEALVEAEEPLTVDEIAATVDRERSTAYRAVQRLLQTGFIQKEQVNYDQGGYYHVYSPTDPSKIAGDMQRLLNDWYAKMGQLIQEFEDKYEQAEATAPVEG
- a CDS encoding HalOD1 output domain-containing protein, with product MTIDHHQNSPSVSHRVVNAVARKEGIDPIDLEPLYHAIDPDSLDRLFSSEAAADDRAADELTFTFAGYRVTVSADGSVDVATISGDGGQPSSIDQSATPSGEPNTPD
- a CDS encoding helix-turn-helix domain-containing protein, which produces MSVLTELTIPADEFVLADTLTASPDMHIEIKRVVGGKSTVTPYLWASGEGFDAFEKQLRDDDMVREVLMLEEQNERSDEDDTEERFYRVTWEMDVPNLITAVSDARATVLEAVSNEEHRWEVKILFPGEQSLSDFHEYCVEHGFSFEPQRVYRPENPEEQAEYGVTAEQQEALEAAYHAGYFDVPRDRTLTDLATELDISRNALSARLRRGQRNLLANTLVREK
- a CDS encoding MBL fold metallo-hydrolase; this translates as MVHQITAERLADMIDAGESITLVDTRQEDSYEGWHIRGAENVPFDPDEGFTDEHRARVDEASENGSIVAICGKGLTSTPFGIELEDHGYDDVRVVKGGMEDWSKVYEVVPTDTESEELVIVQVQRRAKGCLGYVVGSSESGRAAVVDPTRQTDRLKVVAEEAGLTIERVLDTHVHADHVSGGRTLADELGVPYHFGERASERDVEYDYEPLADGETIDIGGVEIEALHTPGHTTEMMNYRVDDEAVLTGDTLFVESVGRTELQFGDEDAADGAEMLYDSLHETLLELPEDTRVLPGHVSVSADGRYEVASPGDAVEARLSTLRDELDLLGLEKEAFVSRLVDNTPEKPANYERVIEINTGQATLEDEQEATELEMGPNNCAA